GTATCTACAAGAACCGACAATCTTTTAATCGGGGAGGGGGTATTGTGCGATAGCTCCAATACAGACTCACGGAGCAGCCAACCAATGAGTTCGAAATACGACATCGCGGAGACGCTCGACGTGAAGGGTGCATCGTGTCCCATGCCAGTGGTGAAGACGAAGACCGCCATCGACGACCTCGGCGCCGGCGAGGTCCTCGAAGTGCTCGCCACCGACTCGGGGAGCATGAGCGACATCGACGGCTGGGCGTCGGGGACCGACGGCGTCGAACTCCTCGACCAGGAGGAAGGGGACGACGTCTACAAGCACTACGTCCGGAAGACGGAGTAACGATGAGTACGGATACATCCGACGCCCCGTCCGACGAGGCACCGTCCGACGACGCGCCCTCGCGTGCGGAGCTGGCCGCGCGCGTCGACGAACTCGAGGACGCGCTCGCCGACGCTACCAACGAGGACGGCACGAAGAAGATGAGCATCATCGCGACCAAGGGCACCCTCGACATGGCGTACCCGCCGCTCATCCTCGCCAGCACCGCGGCCGCGTTCGGCTACGACGTCACCGTCTTCCACACGTTCTGGGGGCTGGAAATCCTCCACGAGGAACGCTCGAAGAACCTCAAACTGAGCTCCGTCGGCAACCCCAACATGCCCGTGCCGAACGCCGTCGCGGCGCTCCCAGGCATGGACCGCGTGACGACGAAGATGATGGAGAAGAAGATCGAGGACAACGACACCGCCTCCATCGAGGAACTGCTCGAGACGAGCCTCGACATGGGCGTCGAGTTCCAGGCCTGCCAGATGACCATCGACCTCATGGACTACGACGAGAGCGACTTCTACGACGGCGTCACCACCGGCGTCGGCGCGGCGACCGCCCTCGAGGACATGGCGGACGCCGACATCCAACTCCTCGTCTAACCTATCGATGAGCGAACTCGAGAATCCGGTCCCTCGGATCGTCGACGCCGTCGCCGAGGCCGAAGACGTCGATGCGCTCGCACTCGAGCCGCCGCTGGCGGACGTCGTCGATCCGGACGCGCTCGAATCGCTGCTCGAGGAGACGAGCACGTCGACCCTCGAGATCCAGTTCAGGTACCAGGGCCACGACGTCCTCGTCGACGCGAACGGTCTCGTGCAGGTCGACTGAGCGAGACTGCTCGGACCGCCTGGAACTCCGAAGGCGGTGAGTCGCTCCACCGATACTGCCGAACACGGCACGTCTTCTTCCGACCCGGACGCGGCCGTGGGTTCCTACGCGGGTGGGTCTGCGTCGTCGCCGAACCCGCTCCCGTACGACTCGCGGACTTCCGTGACGGTGACCTCGTAGGCGTCGTACCACTCCGTCCACCGTCGCTTCGCTCGCTCGTGGGTCGCATCCGCGCCGAACGACTCGAGACCGTCCAGTGACTCCCAGTAGTACACGACGAGCACCTCCTCGCTCTCAGCGGCGTGCCACGTCCGCTTGCCCAGGTAACCGTCCGTGTCCTCGGCAACGACCTGGATCGCGTCGTTTAACTCGTGGAACTCCTCGTCGTACTCGCCCGGATCGAGACGGAACGTGACCAGATACATCGATACCGATGCCTGTGCTCTCGCGGTCAAAAAGACTCCCATCAGAGAACGCGAGATGCATCGCGGACACCTGCCTCAGACAGATCCGTGCGCCTACTGAACGGCAGTTTGCTCCGTCTCGGGCCGGACCACACGCATCCGCTACGCTGCGGCGATCGTCGACCTCAGCGAGCGCTGTCGCCACGGGCTTCCGTGAACGCACTGGGCAGACCGACGTACACCAGCGCGTTGTCGACGAGAGCGTCGACGGGAACGTACTCGTCGACGGCGTGGACGGTGTCGGTCCCGAACGCGAACTCGACCGTCGGAATCCCGGCGTTCCTGAGCCGCTTCGCGTCGCCGCCGCCGGTCGCACTGCGCCGATATATTCGCCCGCCGGCGACGGACTCCGCGCTGGAGGCAACGGCCTC
This genomic window from Halorubellus sp. JP-L1 contains:
- a CDS encoding monooxygenase family protein, translated to MYLVTFRLDPGEYDEEFHELNDAIQVVAEDTDGYLGKRTWHAAESEEVLVVYYWESLDGLESFGADATHERAKRRWTEWYDAYEVTVTEVRESYGSGFGDDADPPA
- a CDS encoding HalOD1 output domain-containing protein; this translates as MSELENPVPRIVDAVAEAEDVDALALEPPLADVVDPDALESLLEETSTSTLEIQFRYQGHDVLVDANGLVQVD
- a CDS encoding DsrE/DsrF/DrsH-like family protein produces the protein MSTDTSDAPSDEAPSDDAPSRAELAARVDELEDALADATNEDGTKKMSIIATKGTLDMAYPPLILASTAAAFGYDVTVFHTFWGLEILHEERSKNLKLSSVGNPNMPVPNAVAALPGMDRVTTKMMEKKIEDNDTASIEELLETSLDMGVEFQACQMTIDLMDYDESDFYDGVTTGVGAATALEDMADADIQLLV
- a CDS encoding sulfurtransferase TusA family protein; translated protein: MSSKYDIAETLDVKGASCPMPVVKTKTAIDDLGAGEVLEVLATDSGSMSDIDGWASGTDGVELLDQEEGDDVYKHYVRKTE